A stretch of Henckelia pumila isolate YLH828 chromosome 4, ASM3356847v2, whole genome shotgun sequence DNA encodes these proteins:
- the LOC140865831 gene encoding uncharacterized protein: MRKYSGSFRHSGAYTSPGTPEYGGTIDEVPKGWSSERVPLPTGSGGRRHISAAALIPFNSGRALPSKWDDAERWITSPVSGHSSFNTLAAQSQRHPKSKSGPLGSPGLGYLSNYSPTMDGGSVKNFMGSSPLTTGVLVPEGLSIQYDARMVSKSDSMYPGNSINRSTSVPGMSDVLSETMFPASQGDRLDRTEEEEGLVSPDVSRRDMATQMSPEGSTHSSTKGRLSFSILPPSGSDQNDSVAAKDEVRDVQVDKGTSTGRDTKKQGPRKMKETRNTEDLPSPWSSAEARKNVRLQREEAKISAWENLQQAKSEAAIQKLEMKLEKKRSASMDKILKELETSQARAQTMRNSLMENQTPRASSMFVKMRSFSHRLLCHRNW; this comes from the exons ATGAGGAAGTACTCAGGATCGTTTAGGCACTCCGGTGCCTATACGAGCCCAGGAACACCTGAATATGGCGGTACCATAGACGAAGTTCCGAAAGGATGGAGTTCCGAGCGAGTGCCTCTGCCAACAGGTAGTGGTGGTCGAAGGCATATTAGTGCTGCTGCTTTGATACCCTTTAACAGTGGGAGGGCTTTGCCTTCGAAATGGGACGATGCTGAGAGATGGATTACGAGCCCTGTTTCAGGTCACAGTTCTTTCAACACTTTAGCGGCTCAATCTCAGAGGCACCCAAAGTCAAAGAGTGGCCCGTTGGGATCTCCCGGACTCGGGTACCTATCCAACTATTCACCCACCATGGATGGCGGCAGTGTCAAGAACTTCATGGGAAGTTCGCCGCTTACTACTGGGGTGTTGGTCCCTGAAGGTTTATCCATTCAGTATGATGCTAGGATGGTTTCAAAATCTGATTCTATGTACCCTGGAAATAGTATAAACCGGAGTACTAGTGTGCCTGGGATGTCGGATGTTCTCAGTGAAACTATGTTTCCTGCTTCTCAAG GAGACAGACTTGATAGAACAGAGGAGGAAGAAGGCCTAGTTTCCCCGGATGTTTCGCGAAGGGATATGGCGACTCAAATGAGTCCAGAAGGAAGCACTCATTCGTCTACCAAAGGGAGACTATCATTCTCCATTTTGCCTCCATCTGGATCAGACCAAAATGACAGTGTTGCTGCAAAAGACGAAGTTAGAGATGTCCAGGTCGACAAAGGCACCAGCACAGGCAGGGACACCAAGAAACAAGGACCAaggaagatgaaagaaacaagGAATACTGAAGACTTACCTTCACCTTGGAGTAGTGCTGAAGCAAGGAAAAACGTCAG GTTGCAAAGAGAAGAGGCCAAGATCAGTGCTTGGGAGAATTTGCAGCAGGCTAAATCTGAAGCAGCAATTCAAAAACTCGAG ATGAAGCTAGAAAAGAAGCGATCAGCCTCGATGGACAAAATCTTGAAGGAACTCGAAACCTCACAGGCAAGAGCTCAAACCATGAGAAACTCACTAATGGAAAATCAAACTCCTCGAGCTTCTTCTATGTTTGTGAAGATGCGCTCTTTCAGTCATCGCTTGCTTTGCCATAGGAATTGGTAG
- the LOC140862767 gene encoding uncharacterized protein produces MSDRKLVVLGVPWDVDTEGLREYMSKFGELEDCIVMKERSTGRSRGFGYVTFAAIEDAKAALTSDHFLGNRVLEVKIATPKEEMRAPSKKVTRIFVARIPPSVTEAAFRSHFEKYGDITDLYMPKDPNTKGHRGIGFITFSSADAVDDLMSDAHELGGSTIVVDRATPKEEDVRPVSRMPQGGGGGGGGGGGGGGGGGGGGGYGAYNAYISAATRYAALGAPTLYDHHPGPFYGRGEPPRGMGKKVFVGRLPQEASAEDLRQYFGRFGRILDVYVPKDPKRTGHRGFGFVTFADDGVADRVARRSHEICGHQVAIDSATPIDDPSPSSNFMVNNPPEPYGYGGPGYGGHMRGGYGRMYGSLDFDDWGYGAGGSMGGGRPSRPDYRYRPY; encoded by the exons ATGTCTGATCGGAAGCTTGTC GTTTTGGGAGTTCCCTGGGATGTGGATACTGAAGGGTTGAGAGAATACATGAGCAAGTTTGGGGAATTAGAAGATTGTATCGTGATGAAG GAGCGGTCCACAGGCCGTTCGCGCGGCTTTGGTTATGTAACGTTTGCTGCTATTGAGGATGCCAAG GCTGCATTAACTAGCGATCACTTTCTTGGCAATAGGGTGCTGGAAGTCAAAATAGCCACACCTAAG GAGGAGATGAGAGCACCATCAAAGAAAGTGACCAGGATTTTTGTGGCGAGGATTCCACCATCTGTGACTGAAGCTGCATTTAGAAG CCATTTCGAAAAGTACGGCGACATAACAGATTTATACATGCCAAAG GATCCAAATACCAAAGGTCATCGTGGAATTGGATTCATCACCTTTTCAAGTGCCg ATGCAGTGGATGATCTGATGTCTGATGCACACGAATTGGGAGGATCAACTATAGTTGTGGACAGGGCAACTCCAAAG GAGGAGGATGTCAGACCTGTTAGCAGAATGCCTCAGGGGGGTGGGGGTgggggtggtggtggtggtggtggtggtggaggaggaggaggaggaggaggataTGGAGCTTATAATGCTTACATTAGTGCTGCAACTAGATATGCTGCACTTGGTGCTCCAACCTTGTATGATCATCACCCTGGTCCTTTTTATGGAA GAGGGGAACCACCTCGTGGAATGGGCAAAAAGGTTTTTGTTGGCAGGCTTCCTCAGGAGGCAAGTGCAGAAGATCTTCGCCAATATTTTGGCAGATTTGGTCGTATTTTAGATGTTTATGTTCCAAAG GATCCCAAGAGGACTGGTCATCGAGGATTTGGTTTTGTCACTTTTGCTGATGATGGTGTTGCAGACCGTGTAGCTAGAAGATCTCATGAAATATGTGGGCACCAG GTTGCAATTGATTCTGCTACGCCAATTGATGATCCTAGCCCCAGTAGTAATTTCATGGTGAATAATCCTCCTGAGCCATATGGCTATGGTGGACCTGGGTATGGTGGACATATGCGTGGCGGTTATGGCAGAATGTACGGCAGTCTGGATTTCGACGAT TGGGGTTATGGAGCCGGTGGCAGTATGGGTGGTGGCAGACCATCACGCCCAGATTACAGGTACAGGCCTTATTAG